From a region of the Ktedonobacterales bacterium genome:
- a CDS encoding DNA starvation/stationary phase protection protein: protein MSTTIPTRPGQPEQRARGDNRVRSYPAPKPLATITDLTSQEAQAVTEALNPLIADAFALYAKTKNFHWHLSGSHFHDFHELFDEQADQIFAAIDILAERVRRVGGTTIRSISHIGQLQTIEDDNEDFVPAGEMIRRLMQDNLHIAEMQRAAIDVCEKRRDSVTANLLQEILNGTERRKWFLYEVLQGANNTD, encoded by the coding sequence ATGTCTACCACTATTCCGACCAGGCCCGGCCAGCCTGAGCAGCGAGCGAGAGGGGATAATCGTGTGCGCTCGTATCCGGCTCCGAAGCCGCTGGCGACGATCACCGATCTGACCTCGCAGGAGGCGCAGGCTGTTACCGAGGCGCTCAATCCGTTGATCGCGGATGCTTTTGCGCTCTATGCCAAGACCAAAAACTTTCACTGGCACCTGTCCGGGTCGCATTTCCACGATTTTCACGAGCTTTTTGACGAGCAGGCCGATCAGATCTTTGCCGCCATTGACATCCTGGCCGAGCGCGTGCGCCGCGTTGGTGGGACGACCATTCGCAGCATCTCGCACATCGGTCAACTGCAAACCATCGAGGACGATAACGAGGACTTTGTGCCAGCGGGCGAGATGATACGCCGCTTGATGCAAGATAACCTGCATATCGCCGAAATGCAGCGGGCAGCCATTGACGTGTGCGAGAAGCGCCGCGATTCGGTGACGGCCAATCTGCTGCAAGAGATTCTGAATGGGACCGAGCGGCGGAAATGGTTCCTCTACGAGGTTCTTCAGGGTGCGAATAACACAGACTGA
- a CDS encoding zinc ribbon domain-containing protein, with translation MFEGILVTLAIGPVMADTPTNITQWLVIGGSFLFAFLAVFWASLIIWTWRDIRSRSQDMVLQVAATLLVTVFSVGGLFIYLILRPRHTLAELYERQLEEESLLAEMTERPTCPTCHYRVEGDFQVCPSCGTKLRRPCPRCEHLLELKWNVCPYCAYGAGSDGRSSARASGVRAGERG, from the coding sequence GTGTTTGAAGGTATACTGGTAACGCTGGCAATTGGGCCTGTCATGGCAGACACACCCACCAACATAACGCAATGGCTGGTCATTGGCGGCTCGTTTCTCTTCGCATTCCTCGCGGTCTTCTGGGCCAGCTTGATTATCTGGACCTGGCGCGATATTCGCTCGCGCAGCCAGGACATGGTGCTGCAAGTCGCCGCAACGCTGCTCGTCACCGTCTTCTCCGTTGGTGGCCTCTTCATTTACCTGATTCTTCGTCCGCGCCATACGCTGGCCGAGTTGTACGAGCGCCAACTGGAGGAAGAGTCCCTGCTGGCCGAAATGACTGAGCGGCCCACCTGCCCAACCTGCCACTATCGCGTCGAGGGCGATTTCCAGGTGTGTCCATCCTGTGGCACAAAGCTGCGCCGCCCCTGCCCACGCTGCGAGCATTTGCTGGAACTTAAGTGGAACGTCTGCCCCTACTGCGCCTATGGCGCTGGCAGCGATGGCCGCTCATCCGCTCGCGCCAGCGGCGTGCGCGCTGGCGAACGCGGCTAG